DNA sequence from the Syntrophomonadaceae bacterium genome:
GCCCGCTGATACCCATCAGGCTGCCCAGGAGCAAGGCGCCGCCGATCATGCCAAAATTATACAATAGGCCGGCAAAGGCTGGATAAGTAAAGTGTCGGTAGGCGTTGAGCACGGCTGTTACCAATGCGACCATCCCGGTGAAGATTAATACTGGGGCCAGCAGCATGGACAGGTTTACTGCTAAGGATTTGGTCTCCGGCGCCAGGCCGGGGCCTAGTAAAGGAACCAGAACCGGTGCTGCTAGGATAAATAGCCCGGTGGCTGCAACCAAGGCAAGGGTTGTCAGGTTGATGACGGTGCTAGCGATGGTCCATGCTTCTTTTTCGCCTTTTTGCAGGCGGTATTCCGTAAAGACCGGAATGAAGGCTACGGCAACGGCGCCGGCCACCAAACCGGCGAGGGCCATAGGGATGATGGATGCCACCAGGAAGGCGTCGGTTTGGGCAGTGGCTCCGAACTGGTAGGCGATGACAGTTTCCCGGACAAAACCGAAGATGCGGCTTAGCACCGCGCCGGCGACGATTAAAAATGCCGCCTGGCCTATTCCTTGCTGACTGATACTCAGTGGTTATTTCCCCTCTCGTCCAATAGTTTCGGCCTTGGCAAAAAGTGCCTGTTGAAGCACCTCTGCTACCCGCTCCTGCAGGGTGGGTTCCAGCTGCGGCCAGAGGGGCAGGCTTAAGACCTCTGTGGCCAGGGCCTCGGCTACCGGGCAGGAGGCACCCAGGCCGGCATAGGGCGGCAGCCGGTGAAGCGCTACCGGGTAATAGACCATGGTGCTGATGCCGTTTGCGGCCAGGTGTTGCTGCACCAGGTCCCGCCGGCCTTCCCCAATGCGCACCGTGTACTGGTGGTAAACGTGCAGGGCATCGGGAACCGGGGCAGGGATAACGAGGCCCGGCAGACCGCTGAGCAGGGTGTGGTAGCGGGAGGCTGCCTGCCGCCGGCCTTCGTTCCATTGGTCGATGTGGGGCAGTTTTACTCTTAAAATGGCGGCCTGCAGCTCGTCCAGGCGGGAGTTGTAGCCGATGGTTTCGTTAAAATATTTTTGCTTGCTGCCGTGCACGCGCAGCATGCGGGCGGCGGCGGCGATTTGATCGCTGTTGGTGGCGATGAGGCCGGCATCGCCAAAGGCACCCAGGTTTTTGGAAGGGAAGAAGGAAAAGCAGCCCACATCGCCGATGGTGCC
Encoded proteins:
- a CDS encoding DegT/DnrJ/EryC1/StrS family aminotransferase, producing the protein MPVKIPVLDLKPEIEFLWDDLLSAIEGVLKSGHFIMGPNVNAFEAEVAAYLGVKHAIGVNSGTDALVIGLKAAGIAPGDEVITTPFTFFATAEAVSLLGATPVFVDIDPETFNIDVDLIEPAITPSTRAILPVHLYGQAASMDPIMHLAEKYQLKVIEDTAQAFGGEYRGKKLGTIGDVGCFSFFPSKNLGAFGDAGLIATNSDQIAAAARMLRVHGSKQKYFNETIGYNSRLDELQAAILRVKLPHIDQWNEGRRQAASRYHTLLSGLPGLVIPAPVPDALHVYHQYTVRIGEGRRDLVQQHLAANGISTMVYYPVALHRLPPYAGLGASCPVAEALATEVLSLPLWPQLEPTLQERVAEVLQQALFAKAETIGREGK